The stretch of DNA CCGTCGTCGATGCGACCCAGGGCGCGTACGAGGTCCTCGCGGAGCTTGCGCGCGACAGCGAGGGGGCTGTCGCGTTCATCGGCCGGCCGCTCGCCGGGGGCGAGCTGCTCGTTCTCAAGCTCGAGCCCGAGGCGCCTGACGAGACAGGCGTTCGCCACTACTCGCTGTTCGAGCTGAAGAAGCTCGACGATGCGGTTCCCGCGCCACACATCAACTGTCCCGTCTGCGCCGCGCTCGTCGGTGCGTGGCGTCCTCGATGTCCGGCCTGCGGTGTCATTATCGCCGCGGGCAGCGACGGCCCGGTTGGAACCGATGTGCTGCTCGCGTTCTATCGGTTCGTGTCCAGCCGGCACGATGTAATCGGCGAGCTCGCCACCGAAGGCGCCGGCCCGCCCGCCTACCTCGTTCGTGCCCGCGACGGCACCCAGCACTCCCTGGTACGTCTCGCGTTAGGCGGCACGGCTGGTGCGGGAGCGATGCGTTACGTCGTCGACGTCTTGCCGCTCGTCGGAGCCGCGGGCGGCGCTCCGGGCGCACCGACGCGTCTCACCCTCGATCTCGCGGCGTCGACTTCCGCGGTCGCTGTGCCGGCGGCGACGTCGGGCGGCGAGCGCACCTGCCCACAATGCGGCGCGCGCTTTGGGGCAGGCACGCTCTTCTGCCCACTCGACGGCGCCAGTCTTCGACCAGTCACCTCTGGCGCGGACCTCATCGGCCAGCTCATCGACGATCGCTACTATATCGAGCAGCGGCTCGGCGAGGGAGGAATGGGCGAGGTGTACGTCGCCCACCAGGTGCGCACGGGACGCAAGTGCGCGCTCAAGCTCATGCACCTGTCGATGACGCAGGATCCGGACGCTGTCGGTCGATTCCGTCGTGAGGCGTCGAGCGCGTGCGCGATCTCTCATCCGCATGTCGCGACCATTTTCGACTCGGGCGAGACCACCGATCGCCGCCCCTACTTCGCTATGGAATTCGTCGATGGCCGATCGCTCTCGCAGGCGATCCGGGACGAAGGCCGGCTGGATACGTGGCGCGCGACGGACATCGCGCGGCAAATCGCGCTCGGCCTCGCTGCGGCGCACGATCTCGACATCGTCCACCGCGATCTCAAGCCGGAGAACGTCATGCTTGGCGCCGCGCGCGGCGGCATGGACTATGTGAAGCTGGTCGACTTCGGCATCGCCAAGCCGACGACGACCGTGGCGGGGAACACGATAACCCGCACCGGTTTCATACTCGGCACTCCGGCGTACATGAGCCCAGAGCAGCTCTGCGCGGACAAGCTCGATGGCCGGAGCGATCTCTACTCGTTGGGGTGCGTGCTTTATGAAATGCTCACTGGCGAAACGCCGTTTGGCGGGAGCAGCCTCGAGAAGTTGATGATGCACCGCCTCACCGAGGATCCGCCGCACCCGCGGACACTCAATGAGCAAATACCGCCGCTTCTCGACGAGATCGTGACACGCCTGCTCGCGCGCTCAGCGGATGATCGCTATCCAGACGCCCACGCGGCCGCCGAGGTACTCGGCGCGGCACAGGATACGCTGGAGGGTCCGCGTCCGACGACCGGCGTCGGCGGGCGTGGTGGGCCGTTAGGCATGCGGACGCCCACCCCGAAGCCCCGCCCGACGCCGGTCGGAAGCGTCGCGGTCACCGCGGGGAATCGTCCGCCGCGCCGCTCGCGCGACAACGTTCCACCCGCGCCGCTCTCCCCGGCAATCCCCTTCCGAACGCCAGCGTTCGGCGTTCCGCGCGTCAGCGACGCAACCCTCGAGCGGCTGACTGCCGCTCGCCGGAATCGCCTGCGCGTCATTACCGGAGCAGCAGCGGTCGTTCTCGTCGCCGGCGGTGCGTTCGCGGCATGGCGCCTAACGGCTCACACCGCGGCGCCAGTTCAGCCACCGGCTCCCGTTGCTCGAGACTCCGTGAGGAGCGCGCTGCCCCCCGCGCGCGACACGCAGTCGGTGCCAGCCGCCGTGGCCGAACAGGTGAAGTCGCCCGGGCGCCGCACCGACACGGCGCGTGCTCCGAAGTCAACGGCAAAACCACCCGCTGCGATCGTCACCCACTCCGACCCGACGGCCTCTCAGGCAGTGACGCAGGCTCCAGCGACGACGGTCGCACCGGTCACGCCGTCGATCACGACCACCACGCCTCCGCGGGACACAAAGCCACTCGAGGTCGCTCCCCTGCCCGCTGCGGCGGCACCAGTCAACGATGCCAAGGCACGCGCCGACGCGGCGGAGGCGCAGCGCGCCGAAGTCGCCCGCGCTCGGGAGTCGATCGACTCATACGTGCGCGCCATTGGCGCAAAGCAGCTCGAGACGCTGCAGCAGCTCTTCCCGAGCATGAATCGGCAGACGCGCGACGGCTACGACGCGTTCTTCAACAGCGTCTCCGATCTCTCGACGCAGCTCATCGGGACGCCGGACGTCAGCCTGCACGGTGCAACGGCCGACGCCCAATTCGTGGCCGAGATGAAGTACCGCGATCCGTCGCGTGGCAACGTGAGCCAACGCACCTCGTACCGCGCAAAGCTCCAGCGCACGGATCGGGGATGGATCATCGTCAGTCTCGGCGCGGCGCAGTGACGGTTTAGAAGTTCCTCTCCAGTCCGACCGTCCACGTTGCCTTCGGCCGCATTCCTCCCTCGGAGATGGGGAAGAGGACGTTGCCGACAAAAATGAAGCCGGCGCCGACCAATAGCTTCCCTCCCATCGACGCCCCGACGATGTCGTCCCTTCCACTGGGAATGTTGGTTCGCGGCACGACGGTCCCGTCGATGAATACCGCGGGCTTCGGCAGCGTCAGCTTGTCGGTGCCCACCGGCCATTCCCCAACGACGTCGGCGGCGAGCGTGAACGGCGCCGCGATCAGCGCGTCGAAGCCGACGGCCGAGAGTATCCCGGAATTCTGATCGACGCCGGAGCGATACAGATATCCGATGTCGGCGTGCGGCGTGAATTGCTTCAGCGTGAGGGACGTGATGAACCAGCTGACCACCGACGTTTTGCCGGTCCCGAGCAAATCCTCCTTCTTGCCCGTCGGCAGACGCACATCGGCGAGAAACGCTGCACCGCCGATCGGCGATTGAACGAGATTGAACTTTGCTCGTATGGACACGTCGCCGATGCCGCTCTGCATTGCCGAGCCACGCGCCGTATCGACGAGCTGCGGGTCGGTCGCCGTCCCCTTCCAGTAGTGATTGATCGCGCTCGTTGCCGGTACGATCGTTCCGATGCTTGTCCCGCTCACCGACAAATTCACGAACGGAATCGCAAAGCCGATGTCCACGTTGTTCGTGATCCCCCATGTTGCCGATAGCGCAAACACCGAAACGCTCGCCTGCAGCGACGTGGCGACGTGAATGGTGTCGAGCTCGATAATCGGATCGCCCAGTCCCGGGGGCGGCACGTCCTGGTGCGTGAGAGTCATCTGCAGGTTGGTGAGCGGAACACCTCGCAGGGAAGCGAATGAGCTCTCGGTGTACTTCCCGCTGATGACGAGTCGTCCGCGGCCGAGGGTCTGTGAGCGCTCGCCAAAGATCGGACCAGTCGATTGGGCGGTCGCCGTGGGCAGGCCGGCGGCGTCGAAGACGAACGTCGTGCCGCTACTCGTCGCGCCAAGCGGTACGTTGGCGACGCTGTTGGTAATCGCATCATTCAGAAAGTCGACGACCACCTCGCCGACGGCCTCCGCATCAGGATTGTAGTGTGTCCCGTGGAAGCCTGTCGACAGCGAGAGGCATATCAGCGAGCTGCACGTCCCGAAATGGAATATCTCGCGCACCTTTGAGCGCACGTCGTCTTGTGCCCGGGCGGAAGAAACGACGACTACGACCGCAACGAGGGCCTGCAGCAGCTTCGCCATACGCGCGCCTCGGGAAAGCTCGGAGGGTGTCCAGGAGGGACCGCACAATCTCCGGGCTCCAAGCGATCTCGGCAAGACCCTGAACGAAATTTGATGTGCGGTTCTCGTGTCGTCGGGCAACGTCGTTAGGCGTCGTCGGAGCCCGGTGTTGCCAGGTCCGGCTTGGTAAATTGGGATTCGTTCGGCTAGATTGGGTGGTCTATTCCCCGATAGCTCAGTTGGTAGAGCGCTCGACTGTTAATCGAGTGGTCGTAGGTTCGAGTCCTACTCGGGGAGCTGTCATGAACGGCCAAGGTGCGACGCACCTTGGCCGTTTGCTTTGGCACCTGGATTTGAGTTGCGCGGCGGGATGCCCTTTATTTCCCGCGACACCGCTCAGAGGACCATGCCGAGCACCAACGCAATGAAGTCAGACCGAAAAGCGAAAGGTCAGGGCGCTTCACGCCAGAAGGATGACGCGCCCTGGATCGGCGTCATCATGGGCAGCAAGTCGGACCTCAAGTACTTGCAGCCGGCAGTCGACTTACTGACCGAGCTCCGCGTTCCCCACGAGGTGCGGATCGTCTCCGCGCATCGCACACCGGATTGGATGTTCGAGTACGCTTCCACGGCCGAATCGCGAGGCCTCGAAGTGATCATTGCGGCCGCAGGCGGCGCGGCGCATTTGCCGGGCATGGTCGCAGCCAAGACGATCCTGCCCGTACTTGGCGTGCCCGTTCCAGCGACGCTGCTCAACGGACTCGACTCGCTGCTTTCGATTGTCCAGATGCCCAAGGGCGTGCCCGTCGGTACGCTGGCGATCGGCGAGCCAGGAGCCGCGAACGCCGCGTTGCTCGCGGTGTCGATCGTATCGACAACGCGTCCCGAGCTCCGCGAGCGGTTGCGCGCATGGCGCGCTCAGCGCAGCGCGGAGGTCCTGGAGGCGCGCGACATCGTCCGAGGCGGCGGAAGCGGATGACGCCGACCATCCTTCCCGGCGCGACGATCGGCATTCTCGGCGGCGGACAACTCGGCCGCATGACCGCGATGGCAGCGCGCACACTTGGATATGATGTGCACGTGCTCGACCCGGATCCGGAGTGCGCCGCGAAAGCCGTGGTGGATCGTCTCGTCACGGCGCGTTTCGATGACGCAGGCGCAGCGGCCGATCTCGCGCAGCATTGCGATGTGGTGACGCTCGAGATCGAGCAGATCTCGACCGCGAGTCTCGACGCCGCGGCTCGCCACGCACCAGTTCGTCCGTCGTCGAAGTTGTTAGGCATCGTGCAGGATCGCGCGCTGCAGAAACGGTGGTTGACTGACGCGGGATTCCCCGTTGGCCCGTATGCCGAAGTCGCCGACGCTGATTCCGTTCGACGCACGGTGAGCAAACTCGGAGCGCTGGTCGTCAAAGCGACACGCGGCGGTTACGACGGTCGCAGCCAGGTCCGCGTCGGCGGCGTTGCCGACTCCAGCACGGCGTGGGCAAGCCTGGTTGGACCGTCCGGCGGTGCGCGACACGCCGTCGCGGAGCAAGCGCTCGATCTCGAGTCGGAGCTCTCGGCGATGATCGCGCGGTCACCCAACGGCGAAACCGCCGTGTATCCGCCCGCACTCAACTATCACGAGCGGCAGGTCCTGTCATGGTCCGTGATCCCGGCACCCCTGCCGGCCGACCTCGTGAAGCGCGCGACATCGCTCGCGCGCGGCATCGCCGACGCCGCCGGCCTCGAGGGCCTCCTCGCGGTTGAGATGTTTCTCACCACGAGTGGTCAGCTATTCGTGAATGAGCTCGCGCCGCGACCGCACAATTCCTTTCACGAAACGGAGCTGGCCTGCCCGACGAGCCAGTTCGAACAGCTCGTTCGCGCCGTGTGCAACTTGCCACTCGGCGATACGTCCATCGTTCGCCCTGCGGCGATCGTGAATCTCTTCGGCGATCTCTGGACTGACGGCGTTCCACGCTTCGACGCCGCGCTCGCCGAACCGATGACACGACTCCATCTCTACGGCAAGCGCGTTGCCCGGCCTGGGCGCAAGATGGGCCACATCTCCGCCTACGGCGACACCGCAGACGCCGCCTTATCGCGTGCACACGCCGCCGTGGCTCGACTCACCGCGGCAAGGAACGTTGGATGAACGTCCTCGTGCTCAATGCCGGCTCGTCGACCCTCAAGTTCCAACTCGTTCGCACGGATCAGGAACGCATGGCGGCGGGCACGGACGAGCGGTTGGCGCGCGGGCAGTACGATCGCATCGGTGGCGAGACGATCTACGCCGTGACGACCAAGGACGGTGCGACCTTTCGCGGCACGGCGCCGCTCCGCGACCACCGCGCGGCAATTGAGCATCTTCTCACGTGGCTCGCGAGCGATTCGTCCGGCGTTCCGATTTCGAGCATTGCGGAGATCGAGGCCGTCGGCCATCGCGTCACACACGGTGGCGAGCGTTTCTGGCGGTCGGTCCGCATCGACGACGACGTCGTAGACGGAATCGAAGAGACCATCGAGCTCGCTCCGCTGCACAATCCGAACAACCTCAAGGGCATCCAGGCGGCGCGCGCCGCGCTCGGTCCGGGTATCCCGCAGGTTGCCGTGTTCGACACGGCGTTCCACCACACGTTGCCGGATTGGGCCTATCTCTACGCGTTGCCCTATCAGTGGTATCGCCGCCATCGCATCCGACGCTACGGCTTTCACGGCACGTCGTACCGGTACGTCGCGTATCGATATCGTACGATCACCGGACGAAGTCGTGAGCAAACCAAGATCATCGCGCTGCATCTCGGCAACGGCTGCTCGGCCTGTGCGATCAACGCGGGCTCCTCGGTCGATACCTCGATGGGCTTTACTCCGCTCGAAGGCCTTGTGATGGGAACGCGATCCGGCGATCTCGATCCCGCGATTCTCGACCACGTCGCCTCGAAGGAAGGCTACTCCTCTCCGGAGATTGAGGGAATCCTCAACAAGCAATCCGGCCTTCTGGGCATATCCGGTCTCACCAACGACATGCGGGAACTGCTCGCCGAGGAAGCGGAGCACGGCGACCGCCGCGCACGGCTCGCGATCGACCTCTTCGCCTACCGCGCACGGAAGTACATCGGCAGCTACCTGGCGGCGATGAATGGCGCGGACGCTTTGATCTTTGCCGGCGGCGTCGGCGAGAACGCGAGCACCGTGCGCGCGCGAATCTGCGACGGGCTCCAGTGGATGGGGATCGTCATCGACCCGGAGCGGAACGCCGCCACGATCGACGGCAAGGAAGGCCGCATCGACGCCGGGGAGTCGCGCGTCGAAGTCTGGGTCATCCCGACCGATGAGGAATTGCTCATCGCCCGCGACGCGGTCCGGGTCGTTCTCGGCATCGAGCATCCGAGTTGACCTCTGCCATGCAGATCGCCGACTTCACTCTCGAGCGATACTTCGCGCGCTGGGAATTCAACGTCCGCCATGTGCTTTGCGCGTCCGATCTCGAGGCGCTTTCGCTCCAGGAGCTCCTCGCGCTCGCCGATCCGCCGGCTCGCGCTCTCTGGGACGGTCTCCGCCTTGGCTACACCGAGTCCCTCGGCCATCCCGTGCTGCGCGCCGAGATCGCGCGTCTGTATGCGACGGCCACCTCGGAAGACGTGATCACTTTCGTCGGCGCCGAGGAAGCGATCTTCCTCGCGATGCATGCGCTGCTCACCGCGGGCGATCACGCCGTGGTTCTCTGGCCTGCCTATCAGTCGCTCTACGAAGTCGCGCGCTCCATCGGCGCGTCGGTGAGCCTGGTCGCGCTCGAACCGCATTCCTGGGCGTTCGACCCGGACGCTGTACTCGACGCCCTTGAACCCAATACGCGCCTCGCGGTCGTCAACTTTCCCCACAGCCCAACGGGCGCGCTGGCGTCGTCCGACGCCTTCGAGTACCTAACGACGCAGCTCGAGCAACGCGGCATCGCGCTCTTCTCCGACGAAGTGTATCGGGGTCTCGAGTTCGACGTAGCACAACGGTTGCCGGCCGCCGTCGATGTTGGAAGTAAAACACTCAGCCTGGGCGTCCTCTCCAAGACCTATGCGCTCGCGGGTCTCCGCATTGGATGGATCGTAACGCACGATGCCATGCTGCGCGATCGCCTTGCGCGGCTGAAGGACTACACGACCATCTGTGGAAGTGCGCCCAGCGAGATTCTCGCAATCATCGCGCTGCGCGCCCGTGAGCGCGTGGTCGCGCGGAGCCGGTCGATCATCGGCGCCAATCTTCCACTCCTCGATGCGTTCTTCGATCGGCACGCCGAGCGATTCTCCTGGGTGCGGCCGCTGGCAGGTAGCGTCGCCTTTCCTCGTCTGCGAACCGATGCCGCTGGCGCGATCGACCGCTTCTGCGACGAGCTGGTCGAGCGCGAGGGCGTCCTGCTCCTCCCTGGCTCCCGCTTCGCGCACCCCGGTAATCACTTTCGCATCGGCTTCGGACGTGCCGATATGCCAGCGGCGCTGGAGCGATTGGAGGAGTTCGTCCTTCGCAGTTGAGCGAGGCCCATCGCTCTCGGACTCGACGATGGCGCCCTCGGCCGTTCGGCACTTCCCTTGCGACAGGAGGATTACTCCATGGCCGGTCAGGCATCGTTATTGGAGTAATCGTGAGCACTTCGACAACCAATCGTTCGTCCGCCGTCGAGCAAGTCACCGAAGCAATGCTCGCAGGCGCTCTGTTCGGCTACGCAGCGGAGCAACGCGGCCGAAGGGCCGTCAGCGCGCGGGTCGTTGGATCGGCGCTGCTCCTCGCCGCCTTTGCTCCTTCGCTTGTCCGTCGGCTCCTGCGTGCAGGCGCCGCACGTCGGCGCGTCCATCTGCGCACCACGCTCGAGCTCGACAGACCAGTTCACGAAGTCTTTGAGTTCTGCCGCGACTTCGAGAACTTCCCGCGCGTCATTCAGTCGCTCCACAACGTCACCGATTTTCAGGACGGACGCTCGCGATGGGAAGTCATGTCTCCAGGAGGGGAGATTCTCTCCTGGGATGCGCAAGTGACCAAGTACGTGCCTAACGTCGTTCTTGCCTGGCAGTCGCTTCCCGGCTCTATCGTCGATTGCAACGGTGTCATCCGCTTTGCGCCGACGCCGAATGGAGGCACCGAACTTCGGATCCAGATCCAATACGACCCACGACACACCGATTTGTCGGACGCCGTTCGCGCGCTCTTCGACGTGTCCCGAAAGAAGCAACTCGAGGCCGATCTCGCGCGGGCAAATTTCTACTTCACCACGCACGCGCGAATCCCCGAGTCGCGTTCGGAGGCCGAAGGCAACGAGGCCTCGACGATCGCCTAACGTCTGTCGTCGTCCCGTCCCGCACCGCCTAACGGGAAACCGATCTCAGCTCGGCGAAGGCTTTTCTCCCTGTGCCTGCGGCGCGGCGGCCCGGTCGGTGCTTCGCCGGCCCCATTGCCGACGATCCGCGATCGGCGTCACACCAGTCTCCGGCGTCGTCGCCGTGTGGAGTTCGAACAACCGGAATGGCGGTCGGTCCGGATACGCTGCCTTCAGCACCGGATGCGCGACATTGTAAACCGGAATCCCCTTCGACGTCTTCCCCTCGGGCCGGCCCTTGTGCGCGTGACCGTGAAACACCGCCGTCACGTCGAAGCGCGTCAGTGGCTCCTCGAGACGACTCGAGCCGAGATACGAATAGATCTCGAGTGGCTCGCCTTCCACCGTCTCGCGGATGGGAGCGTAATGCAGTATTGCGATGCGATGCTCCGTATGTAATCGCGCAAGCGCCGATTCCAGCTTGAGCGCTTCGTTCACCGCTTCATGCACGAACTGCTTGATGATCGGCTCGCCCCAGGCGCCGAGCGCAGCGCGGCCGAAGCCTCCACAGAATCCGCGCACGCCGGCGAATCCCACACCGTGCGTCTCGAACGTGTCTCCGTCGAGCATCTTCACACCGGCGTCCGAGAGGATCTTCACAAGCTCCACTTCCTCGCCCGACTCATAATCGTGATTGCCGAGCACTGCGACGATGGGCACCTGCACGGTCGTCGTCAGGTCGCGCGCCAGAACCTTTGCTTCCTCCGCGAGCCCGTAATCCGTGAGATCGCCTGCGAGCACGAGCACGTCCGCGCTCTCGGTGATTTGCGCGAACAGCGGCTGCAACGCGCCGTGCGAATCCTTCGAGTAGTGGATGTCGCTCACTGCCGCCACTCGCACTACGTCCGGCCCCATTGCCATTTTCGTCCTCTCTCACGTTCGGCTACTGCCGTTACCGACAGATTCGGGCCAGCAGATCAACTCCGTGTCGTCTAGCCTCGGAATTGCACTTCACTCCGGTACATGGCTTATCAACTGACCTTCGACGATCCGGGACGCGACACCAATACGTTCTATCGCCGCACGCTGCACGTGCTGAGCGATGCGCGAGTTCCCTTTCTCGTCGGCGGCTCGCACGCCATTCTGCACTACACCGGCATCATTCGCGAAACGAAGGATTTTGATCTCTTCGTCCGTCGCGCCGATGTTGAAAAAGCTCTCGAGTCACTCGCGCTCGCCGGTTACTGGACGCAAGTCACGTTTCCGCATTGGCTCGCCAAAGCCAGACAGGGGACGGATCACGTCGATCTCGTGTTCAGCTCCGGCAATGGCGTCTGCCGCGTCGACGATGGCTGGTTCGATCACGCCATCGAGGCTGAGGTGCTCGGGATGCCGGTGAAGATCGCACCAGTCGAGGAGCTGCTGTGGCAGAAATCGTTCGTCATGGAGCGCGAGCGGTACGACGGCGCTGACATCATGCACCTCCTGCGCACGTGCGCGGAAACGATCGATTGGGCGCGTCTGATGCAACGCTTCGAGCAGCACTGGCAGATGTTCTTGCTCAACCTCTTGCTGTTTGGTTTCGTGTACCCGTCCGAGCGACATCGCGTTCCGCCTCACGTCCTCGGCGAGTTGCTCTCGCGATTCCAGGCGGAGATCGACAGTCCGGCGACGGAAGACCGCGTCTGCCGCGGCACGCTCCTTTCCCGGGCCCAGTATCTCCTCGATATCGGCCAGTACGGATATCAGGATGCTCGTATCGCCCCACGTGGCAACATGAGCGCCGAAGATTGCGTGTACTGGACCTGGGCGATCGAGAACGTGGACTGAGCGACGATATTCCAACCGTCGGCGCGGTTCCGGTGTCTTACTCGACGTTGGTGCTGCATAACTCACCCCACGTCGAGAGCCATGCTCGCCATTCGATCGGTACTACATACCACACTCGGCACAGGCATCGCCGTCGCGGCACTCACCTCCGCGCTCGCCGCGCAAACGGAACGCCGTACACTCTCGGGCGACCGCGTCGCGATCTACAATCTCGCGGGTAAGCTTCGCGTCGAATCGGCAAGCGGGTCCGACGTGGTCGTCGAGATCACGCGCGGTGGGCGTGACGCGCGCGAGCTTCGCGTCGAACAAGGAACGATCGGCGATCGTGAGGCATTGCGCATCATCTATCCGGCGGATCGGGTGGTGTATCCAGAGCTTGGACGCTCGGATCACAGCACGGTCAGCGTTCGCGACGACGGAACGTGGGGCGACGAGAGCTCGCGGCGAAATCCGGATCGAGAGCGGAACCGGATCGAGATCAGCGCCGCCGGTTCCGGTTTGGAAGCCTGGGCGGACATCCGTGTACTCGTGCCGCACGGCCAACACATTGTCGTTCGCAATGCCGTGGGTGAAGCGCGCATAACGACCGTCGATGCGGATCTCTCCGTCGACGTGAACAACGC from Gemmatimonadaceae bacterium encodes:
- a CDS encoding SRPBCC family protein: MSTSTTNRSSAVEQVTEAMLAGALFGYAAEQRGRRAVSARVVGSALLLAAFAPSLVRRLLRAGAARRRVHLRTTLELDRPVHEVFEFCRDFENFPRVIQSLHNVTDFQDGRSRWEVMSPGGEILSWDAQVTKYVPNVVLAWQSLPGSIVDCNGVIRFAPTPNGGTELRIQIQYDPRHTDLSDAVRALFDVSRKKQLEADLARANFYFTTHARIPESRSEAEGNEASTIA
- the purE gene encoding 5-(carboxyamino)imidazole ribonucleotide mutase, producing the protein MKSDRKAKGQGASRQKDDAPWIGVIMGSKSDLKYLQPAVDLLTELRVPHEVRIVSAHRTPDWMFEYASTAESRGLEVIIAAAGGAAHLPGMVAAKTILPVLGVPVPATLLNGLDSLLSIVQMPKGVPVGTLAIGEPGAANAALLAVSIVSTTRPELRERLRAWRAQRSAEVLEARDIVRGGGSG
- the purK gene encoding 5-(carboxyamino)imidazole ribonucleotide synthase; the protein is MTPTILPGATIGILGGGQLGRMTAMAARTLGYDVHVLDPDPECAAKAVVDRLVTARFDDAGAAADLAQHCDVVTLEIEQISTASLDAAARHAPVRPSSKLLGIVQDRALQKRWLTDAGFPVGPYAEVADADSVRRTVSKLGALVVKATRGGYDGRSQVRVGGVADSSTAWASLVGPSGGARHAVAEQALDLESELSAMIARSPNGETAVYPPALNYHERQVLSWSVIPAPLPADLVKRATSLARGIADAAGLEGLLAVEMFLTTSGQLFVNELAPRPHNSFHETELACPTSQFEQLVRAVCNLPLGDTSIVRPAAIVNLFGDLWTDGVPRFDAALAEPMTRLHLYGKRVARPGRKMGHISAYGDTADAALSRAHAAVARLTAARNVG
- a CDS encoding DUF4097 family beta strand repeat-containing protein codes for the protein MLAIRSVLHTTLGTGIAVAALTSALAAQTERRTLSGDRVAIYNLAGKLRVESASGSDVVVEITRGGRDARELRVEQGTIGDREALRIIYPADRVVYPELGRSDHSTVSVRDDGTWGDESSRRNPDRERNRIEISAAGSGLEAWADIRVLVPHGQHIVVRNAVGEARITTVDADLSVDVNNATVTAERTRGRLSLNTGSGSVSLTDAQGDVNLDTGSGSVTIAGIRGQTLHMDTGSGSIQGRDIDVDDLKADVGSGGVRLERVRASSVDVDAGSGGTELELLSTVDRLKIDAGSGGVTVRLPESLNANVDIETGSGGIDTDFAVQVTRFEKRHMVGKIGDGRGQIRIESGSGNVRLLKG
- a CDS encoding aminotransferase class I/II-fold pyridoxal phosphate-dependent enzyme is translated as MQIADFTLERYFARWEFNVRHVLCASDLEALSLQELLALADPPARALWDGLRLGYTESLGHPVLRAEIARLYATATSEDVITFVGAEEAIFLAMHALLTAGDHAVVLWPAYQSLYEVARSIGASVSLVALEPHSWAFDPDAVLDALEPNTRLAVVNFPHSPTGALASSDAFEYLTTQLEQRGIALFSDEVYRGLEFDVAQRLPAAVDVGSKTLSLGVLSKTYALAGLRIGWIVTHDAMLRDRLARLKDYTTICGSAPSEILAIIALRARERVVARSRSIIGANLPLLDAFFDRHAERFSWVRPLAGSVAFPRLRTDAAGAIDRFCDELVEREGVLLLPGSRFAHPGNHFRIGFGRADMPAALERLEEFVLRS
- a CDS encoding metallophosphoesterase translates to MAMGPDVVRVAAVSDIHYSKDSHGALQPLFAQITESADVLVLAGDLTDYGLAEEAKVLARDLTTTVQVPIVAVLGNHDYESGEEVELVKILSDAGVKMLDGDTFETHGVGFAGVRGFCGGFGRAALGAWGEPIIKQFVHEAVNEALKLESALARLHTEHRIAILHYAPIRETVEGEPLEIYSYLGSSRLEEPLTRFDVTAVFHGHAHKGRPEGKTSKGIPVYNVAHPVLKAAYPDRPPFRLFELHTATTPETGVTPIADRRQWGRRSTDRAAAPQAQGEKPSPS
- a CDS encoding nucleotidyltransferase; protein product: MAYQLTFDDPGRDTNTFYRRTLHVLSDARVPFLVGGSHAILHYTGIIRETKDFDLFVRRADVEKALESLALAGYWTQVTFPHWLAKARQGTDHVDLVFSSGNGVCRVDDGWFDHAIEAEVLGMPVKIAPVEELLWQKSFVMERERYDGADIMHLLRTCAETIDWARLMQRFEQHWQMFLLNLLLFGFVYPSERHRVPPHVLGELLSRFQAEIDSPATEDRVCRGTLLSRAQYLLDIGQYGYQDARIAPRGNMSAEDCVYWTWAIENVD
- a CDS encoding acetate kinase produces the protein MNVLVLNAGSSTLKFQLVRTDQERMAAGTDERLARGQYDRIGGETIYAVTTKDGATFRGTAPLRDHRAAIEHLLTWLASDSSGVPISSIAEIEAVGHRVTHGGERFWRSVRIDDDVVDGIEETIELAPLHNPNNLKGIQAARAALGPGIPQVAVFDTAFHHTLPDWAYLYALPYQWYRRHRIRRYGFHGTSYRYVAYRYRTITGRSREQTKIIALHLGNGCSACAINAGSSVDTSMGFTPLEGLVMGTRSGDLDPAILDHVASKEGYSSPEIEGILNKQSGLLGISGLTNDMRELLAEEAEHGDRRARLAIDLFAYRARKYIGSYLAAMNGADALIFAGGVGENASTVRARICDGLQWMGIVIDPERNAATIDGKEGRIDAGESRVEVWVIPTDEELLIARDAVRVVLGIEHPS
- a CDS encoding protein kinase, with the translated sequence MPDSPSQSTPRAVATAYVDDVAWRAVVDATQGAYEVLAELARDSEGAVAFIGRPLAGGELLVLKLEPEAPDETGVRHYSLFELKKLDDAVPAPHINCPVCAALVGAWRPRCPACGVIIAAGSDGPVGTDVLLAFYRFVSSRHDVIGELATEGAGPPAYLVRARDGTQHSLVRLALGGTAGAGAMRYVVDVLPLVGAAGGAPGAPTRLTLDLAASTSAVAVPAATSGGERTCPQCGARFGAGTLFCPLDGASLRPVTSGADLIGQLIDDRYYIEQRLGEGGMGEVYVAHQVRTGRKCALKLMHLSMTQDPDAVGRFRREASSACAISHPHVATIFDSGETTDRRPYFAMEFVDGRSLSQAIRDEGRLDTWRATDIARQIALGLAAAHDLDIVHRDLKPENVMLGAARGGMDYVKLVDFGIAKPTTTVAGNTITRTGFILGTPAYMSPEQLCADKLDGRSDLYSLGCVLYEMLTGETPFGGSSLEKLMMHRLTEDPPHPRTLNEQIPPLLDEIVTRLLARSADDRYPDAHAAAEVLGAAQDTLEGPRPTTGVGGRGGPLGMRTPTPKPRPTPVGSVAVTAGNRPPRRSRDNVPPAPLSPAIPFRTPAFGVPRVSDATLERLTAARRNRLRVITGAAAVVLVAGGAFAAWRLTAHTAAPVQPPAPVARDSVRSALPPARDTQSVPAAVAEQVKSPGRRTDTARAPKSTAKPPAAIVTHSDPTASQAVTQAPATTVAPVTPSITTTTPPRDTKPLEVAPLPAAAAPVNDAKARADAAEAQRAEVARARESIDSYVRAIGAKQLETLQQLFPSMNRQTRDGYDAFFNSVSDLSTQLIGTPDVSLHGATADAQFVAEMKYRDPSRGNVSQRTSYRAKLQRTDRGWIIVSLGAAQ